The Mytilus edulis chromosome 12, xbMytEdul2.2, whole genome shotgun sequence genome contains a region encoding:
- the LOC139499013 gene encoding uncharacterized protein, which yields MGIIVLNILADVSYDLLKPDKPNLRPRSDYDISHLYQEHFKLKKHIPTNGWGGNWQTIKGTDIAIGDDIERIRLTRNELQHSTAAELGDTRFNELCNILSDLLKRFDHYNKPQKLYTDELKDILAKTITDEDVKSVKKNDLPEMTLEVEIEQHFNVPMQ from the exons ATGGGAATAATTGTGCTGAACATTCTTGCTGATGTTTCATATGACCTTCTAAAACCAGATAAACCAAATCTACGTCCGAGAAGCGATTACGATATATCACACTTATACCAGGAACACTTTAAACTTAAAAAACATATTCCAACTAATGGATGGGGAGGGAATTGGCAAACCATTAAGGGTACAGACATAGCTATTGGTGATGATATTGAGCGAATAAGACTTACAAGGAATGAACTTCAACACTCAACGGCAGCTGAGCTTGGAGATACACGTTTTAATGAGTTGTGTAACATATTAAGTGACCTCTTAAAACGGTTTGACCACTACAACAAACCACAAAAGCTGTATACAGATGAGCTTAAGGATATTTTAGCTAAAACTATTACAGATGAGGATGtgaaatcagttaaaaaaaatgatttaccgG aaatgaCTCTTGAGGTCGAAATAGAACAACACTTCAATGTTCCAATGCAATAG